From Methanosarcina lacustris Z-7289, one genomic window encodes:
- a CDS encoding DUF1890 domain-containing protein, whose amino-acid sequence MTGVKVLLMMGCPEVPIQTSIALYLSHKLTKLGFDVTVAGTGAATQLLKVSDSDGYYAKKLANLDNTIEDIIEKRADFDICFAFMHNDAGMTYAATMGAISQGKLYSIVFGRNAEALAETIEFDCEKIVAKDVHNPIRLKNKLDKVVEEIVK is encoded by the coding sequence ATGACCGGCGTAAAAGTGCTCCTCATGATGGGATGTCCAGAGGTCCCAATTCAAACCAGCATTGCTCTGTATCTTTCCCATAAGCTGACTAAATTGGGATTCGATGTAACCGTTGCCGGGACAGGTGCAGCAACCCAGCTTTTGAAGGTCTCCGATTCCGACGGCTATTATGCAAAAAAGCTGGCGAATCTCGATAATACTATAGAGGACATTATTGAGAAAAGAGCAGATTTCGACATCTGTTTCGCCTTTATGCATAACGATGCAGGAATGACCTATGCTGCGACCATGGGCGCCATTTCTCAGGGCAAGCTGTATTCAATAGTCTTTGGCAGGAACGCTGAGGCTCTGGCCGAAACCATCGAGTTCGATTGTGAAAAGATCGTCGCAAAGGACGTTCACAACCCCATTCGTCTCAAGAACAAGCTGGATAAAGTAGTGGAGGAGATAGTTAAATGA
- a CDS encoding DUF1894 domain-containing protein, translating to MSCIEQIKYEILLDKTTYKDAREYIMNNSDEIFYVSPGYKIFKDYHIIGVPPIALGAKGNALIFTYTKPCYGTFVLTIDNEDSIKEIDRLRETETEKVKTSLKKGKPPESPKAPSDGYLDMWKKNL from the coding sequence ATGAGCTGTATTGAGCAGATAAAGTACGAGATCCTCCTGGATAAGACGACTTACAAGGATGCCAGAGAGTACATTATGAATAACTCAGATGAGATTTTCTATGTATCCCCAGGCTACAAGATCTTCAAGGACTACCACATAATAGGAGTACCTCCCATTGCTTTGGGGGCTAAGGGTAATGCTCTGATCTTCACCTACACAAAACCCTGCTATGGAACTTTTGTCCTGACTATAGACAACGAGGACAGCATAAAGGAGATAGACCGGCTCAGAGAGACGGAGACGGAAAAGGTAAAGACCTCTTTGAAGAAGGGCAAGCCCCCTGAGAGCCCGAAGGCACCCTCTGACGGTTACCTGGATATGTGGAAAAAAAATTTATAA
- a CDS encoding cupin domain-containing protein gives MSEELKARTLKVEDLIEYQEGAVVSREIIRKGTGTITVFAFDKGEGLSEHTAPFDAVVQVIDGKAEITISGNKNVLEMGDMIIMPANEPHALHAMERFKIILTMIRV, from the coding sequence ATGTCTGAAGAGTTAAAAGCCAGGACACTAAAAGTAGAAGATTTGATTGAATACCAGGAAGGAGCTGTTGTAAGCAGAGAAATTATCCGTAAAGGCACGGGAACAATCACCGTATTTGCTTTCGACAAAGGAGAAGGGTTGAGCGAACACACTGCCCCTTTCGATGCCGTGGTTCAGGTAATTGATGGGAAGGCAGAAATCACTATTTCCGGCAATAAAAATGTTCTGGAGATGGGGGACATGATCATAATGCCTGCCAACGAACCCCACGCACTCCATGCCATGGAAAGGTTTAAAATAATTTTAACCATGATCCGCGTTTAA
- a CDS encoding Hsp20/alpha crystallin family protein — MKWPAKRSFSGPARWDPFEEIRRTQERLNQLFEDFIPMEEWGGGKVYTPAVDIKEEEDKLLVTTDLPGINKEDVVVNLKEDMLEISAKSSKEKESEEEGYLRRERAYTQFYRAVRLPSSVREEGSTAKMENGVLTISLPKLKIEAPKKKIEIE; from the coding sequence ATGAAATGGCCTGCTAAAAGATCGTTTTCAGGACCCGCACGCTGGGATCCTTTTGAAGAGATTAGAAGGACACAGGAACGTCTGAATCAGCTTTTTGAAGACTTCATTCCAATGGAAGAATGGGGAGGCGGAAAAGTATACACTCCTGCCGTTGACATCAAGGAGGAAGAAGACAAACTCCTTGTCACCACAGACCTGCCTGGAATTAATAAAGAAGATGTCGTGGTAAATCTCAAGGAAGATATGCTTGAGATCAGTGCAAAGTCCAGCAAGGAAAAGGAATCTGAAGAAGAAGGATACCTGCGCAGGGAAAGGGCATATACCCAATTTTACCGTGCTGTCCGCCTGCCCTCCAGTGTCAGGGAGGAAGGATCTACTGCAAAAATGGAAAACGGTGTCCTGACGATTTCACTGCCGAAATTGAAAATTGAAGCACCGAAAAAGAAGATCGAAATTGAGTGA
- a CDS encoding deoxycytidylate deaminase, producing the protein MTERPSLDEYFLEIAFVVGKRATCLRNKVGAVIVRDKRILSTGYNGAPSGMEHCLETGCIRDIEKIPSGTRHEKCRAVHAEQNAIIQAAIHGVSIAGGTLYCTHQPCILCAKMLINSNIKRVVYSIPYPDTDSLEFFRSAGVEVEYIPFELKEGIFGKK; encoded by the coding sequence ATGACAGAACGACCTTCCCTTGACGAATATTTTCTTGAAATAGCCTTCGTGGTAGGCAAACGGGCAACCTGCCTCCGAAACAAGGTGGGGGCAGTAATCGTCCGGGATAAACGCATTCTTTCAACCGGATATAACGGTGCTCCAAGTGGCATGGAGCACTGCCTTGAGACAGGATGTATCCGGGACATTGAAAAGATTCCTTCAGGCACGCGGCATGAGAAGTGCCGGGCAGTGCACGCGGAGCAGAATGCCATTATCCAGGCTGCAATCCATGGGGTCAGCATTGCCGGAGGAACCCTTTACTGCACGCACCAGCCCTGTATCCTGTGTGCAAAAATGCTTATAAATTCAAACATCAAAAGGGTAGTATACTCAATACCATATCCTGACACCGATTCCCTTGAATTCTTCAGGAGCGCAGGTGTGGAAGTAGAATATATACCCTTTGAGCTGAAAGAGGGAATTTTCGGCAAAAAATGA
- a CDS encoding protein translocase subunit SecF — protein sequence MATGLTEFLDHFVKNHDNRQLLAIPLAVLAVSLAVLLVSFASSGSPVTLGMEFQGGTQISVDTTDSPAMLEEMYSSYPLKDARQTGSRVSMQFGVMDNEEQRQLEKDVMDRYSNVEIKQIGAIYGKELQVQALQAVLLSFIGMSIVVFLLFRTFIPSFAVVLSAFSDITIAVAFMRVAGIDLSLGTLAALLMLIGYSVDSDILLTNRVLKRKGTVEEKVSRAMQTGITMTTTTLAALAVMYVVSTFPYLVIPSFTQITLLSQISIILIVGLFADILNTWLLNTGILRWYVTKPEFRGRYNR from the coding sequence ATGGCAACAGGTTTGACCGAATTTTTAGATCATTTCGTGAAAAATCACGATAACCGCCAGTTGCTGGCAATCCCTCTTGCAGTACTAGCAGTCTCTTTAGCTGTACTGCTGGTTTCCTTTGCAAGCAGCGGGTCGCCGGTAACCCTGGGAATGGAGTTCCAGGGCGGCACCCAGATTTCGGTAGATACGACCGATTCCCCCGCTATGCTTGAAGAAATGTACTCTTCTTATCCCCTCAAGGATGCCCGGCAGACCGGAAGCAGGGTTAGCATGCAATTCGGGGTTATGGATAATGAAGAACAGCGCCAGCTTGAAAAGGATGTAATGGACCGCTATTCTAACGTGGAAATCAAACAGATAGGGGCCATTTATGGCAAGGAACTGCAGGTTCAGGCTCTTCAGGCAGTTTTGTTATCCTTTATAGGAATGTCAATTGTGGTTTTCCTTCTTTTCCGGACCTTTATACCTTCTTTTGCAGTGGTGCTCTCTGCCTTTTCGGATATCACAATTGCCGTTGCTTTCATGCGAGTTGCAGGGATCGATCTTTCCCTTGGAACGCTTGCAGCTCTGCTTATGCTCATCGGTTATTCCGTAGACAGTGACATTTTGCTAACAAACAGGGTACTCAAGCGCAAGGGTACAGTGGAAGAAAAGGTTTCAAGGGCGATGCAGACAGGGATTACCATGACCACAACAACCCTTGCAGCCCTTGCGGTTATGTACGTGGTTTCAACTTTCCCTTACCTGGTAATTCCATCATTCACACAGATTACCCTGCTTTCTCAAATCTCAATTATATTGATCGTAGGGCTTTTTGCAGATATTCTGAACACATGGCTTCTCAATACCGGGATCTTGCGGTGGTATGTGACGAAACCCGAATTCAGAGGGAGGTATAACAGATGA
- the purM gene encoding phosphoribosylformylglycinamidine cyclo-ligase codes for MNEKHLTYADSGVDIKEEEKTVKTLIDKLSYVRKGIGAPLTGIGHYAGLLDFGEYTLAMTTDGVGSKVLIANEMQRWNTVGIDCIAMNVNDLLAIGAEPVAFVDYLALEKHEEGFAAQIGEGLLKGAEISRMSIVGGETATLPDIIKGFDLAGTCLGFVKKEDAIEGEKVQVGDVLVGIPSTGVHSNGYTLVRKIIEESGYSYHDPCPYDSSKTIGDDLLEPTRIYIEVLDVLKACEVHGLAHITGSGLLKLRRVTKLGFDFYDPLEPQEIFKLLQKEGGVEDLEMYRTFNMGMGFLIILPEKDAAKAAEITGGKIVGKIVERGIKVKDLVIEKE; via the coding sequence GTGAACGAAAAACACTTAACATACGCGGATTCAGGCGTGGATATCAAAGAGGAAGAAAAAACCGTCAAAACCCTGATCGACAAACTGAGTTATGTTCGAAAAGGAATTGGAGCCCCTCTTACAGGGATAGGTCACTATGCAGGGCTCCTGGACTTTGGGGAATATACCCTTGCTATGACAACGGATGGGGTTGGCTCAAAAGTCCTTATTGCAAACGAGATGCAGCGCTGGAACACCGTGGGAATAGACTGCATCGCAATGAACGTTAACGACCTTCTGGCAATAGGGGCTGAACCTGTAGCCTTTGTGGACTACCTTGCCCTGGAAAAGCATGAAGAGGGCTTTGCCGCCCAGATCGGAGAAGGGCTGCTGAAAGGAGCCGAAATCTCCAGGATGTCCATTGTAGGCGGGGAAACCGCAACCCTGCCTGATATAATCAAAGGCTTTGATCTTGCAGGCACCTGCCTTGGGTTTGTCAAAAAAGAGGATGCTATTGAAGGAGAAAAAGTCCAGGTAGGCGACGTGCTTGTCGGTATTCCGAGTACAGGGGTCCATAGTAACGGTTACACTCTGGTGAGAAAGATCATAGAGGAATCCGGATACTCTTACCATGACCCCTGTCCCTATGACAGTTCAAAGACCATAGGAGACGACCTCCTTGAACCCACCAGGATCTATATCGAAGTCCTTGATGTCCTTAAAGCATGTGAAGTGCATGGGCTTGCCCATATAACAGGTAGCGGGCTTTTGAAACTAAGAAGGGTAACAAAGCTCGGTTTTGACTTTTATGATCCTCTGGAACCCCAGGAGATTTTCAAACTCCTGCAGAAAGAGGGCGGAGTCGAAGATCTTGAAATGTACAGGACCTTCAATATGGGAATGGGCTTTTTGATCATCCTGCCGGAAAAAGATGCCGCAAAAGCTGCAGAGATTACCGGCGGAAAAATAGTAGGAAAAATCGTGGAACGTGGGATCAAGGTCAAAGACCTTGTAATAGAGAAAGAGTAA
- a CDS encoding coenzyme F420-0:L-glutamate ligase gives MKFEAIAVEKIPLIHKGDDLPSLICERIELQDRDIVIIASTVVAKAEGEIFRLEDITPGEQALEIAARTGKDARFIQAVLARSREVFVEAPFMLVTTLAGHTCVNAGVDESNIEHGFLLYPSENPDSSALKLGEQLERLSGKKLSVIITDTNGRAFKIGQTGVAIGIFKIKPIKRWIGEKDLFGKILEITEEAVADELAGAANLLMGEGAGGIPVVIIRGIDYYCEGNTSINETYRPEDMDIIKKGLRCLQKKI, from the coding sequence TTGAAATTTGAAGCAATTGCCGTAGAAAAGATCCCCCTGATACATAAAGGGGACGATCTGCCCTCCCTCATCTGTGAGAGGATTGAACTTCAGGACAGAGACATTGTTATTATTGCCTCAACCGTTGTTGCAAAAGCCGAAGGGGAAATCTTCAGGCTCGAAGACATCACCCCCGGAGAACAGGCTCTTGAGATCGCAGCTCGGACAGGGAAAGATGCCCGCTTCATCCAGGCTGTCCTTGCCAGGAGCAGGGAAGTTTTTGTTGAGGCGCCCTTCATGCTTGTGACAACACTCGCAGGGCATACCTGTGTAAACGCAGGGGTTGACGAGTCCAATATTGAACACGGATTTTTGCTATATCCTTCTGAAAATCCGGATTCCAGTGCCTTAAAACTCGGAGAACAGCTTGAAAGGCTTAGCGGGAAAAAGTTAAGCGTTATTATTACGGACACAAACGGAAGAGCTTTCAAGATCGGACAGACCGGAGTTGCGATAGGGATTTTCAAAATAAAACCAATAAAACGCTGGATAGGGGAAAAGGACCTTTTCGGCAAAATCCTGGAGATCACAGAGGAAGCAGTTGCCGATGAGCTTGCAGGTGCTGCCAACCTTTTGATGGGAGAAGGAGCAGGCGGGATCCCTGTTGTAATCATTCGCGGGATTGATTATTACTGCGAAGGGAATACGTCTATAAACGAGACATACCGCCCTGAAGATATGGATATTATCAAAAAAGGGCTTCGATGCCTGCAGAAAAAGATCTGA
- a CDS encoding cofactor-independent phosphoglycerate mutase: MKYAVLIGDGMADYPIEKLGGRTILQAARTPAMDSIAARGRTGLAQTVPDGFPPGSDVANMSIIGYDPATYYSGRAPLEAASMGVALEADDVAFRCNLITVENGMIKDYSAGHISSDEAEILIETLAFELKTEKVRFYPGISYRHLIVAGDNLGAETECTPPHDITGERKDSYLPGGKDGEFFSGLIEASTVVLELHPVNLKRVQEGKNPANSIWVWGQGYAPTFKYFQELYGKKGAIISAVDLLKGIGIYAGLDVIEVPGATGYLDTNYEGKASAAIEALKTRDLVFVHVEAPDEAGHEGSIDKKLQAVEDFDSRIVAPILKHAEASDEPFTILVLPDHPTPVSIKTHTRDPIPFAVYRTDKADPDGVETFDEESVKKGFMGLVKASDLIGMLVKG; this comes from the coding sequence ATGAAATATGCCGTACTTATAGGAGACGGAATGGCGGATTACCCTATAGAAAAACTGGGTGGCAGGACCATTTTACAGGCAGCTCGAACACCTGCCATGGATTCCATTGCAGCGCGCGGAAGAACCGGGCTTGCACAGACCGTACCTGATGGTTTTCCTCCCGGAAGCGATGTTGCAAACATGTCAATTATAGGGTACGACCCGGCAACCTATTACTCAGGAAGAGCTCCTCTGGAAGCTGCGAGTATGGGAGTGGCTCTTGAAGCTGATGATGTGGCTTTCAGGTGTAATCTTATTACCGTAGAAAACGGAATGATAAAAGACTACAGTGCAGGGCATATAAGCAGTGATGAAGCTGAGATTTTGATCGAGACACTTGCCTTTGAACTCAAGACCGAAAAAGTCAGGTTTTATCCGGGTATAAGTTACAGGCATCTTATTGTTGCTGGGGATAACCTGGGGGCAGAAACGGAATGTACGCCTCCGCATGATATCACAGGAGAAAGAAAGGATAGTTATCTTCCCGGAGGAAAAGACGGAGAGTTTTTTTCAGGGCTAATTGAGGCATCTACTGTTGTTCTGGAACTGCACCCCGTTAACCTGAAAAGAGTACAGGAAGGCAAAAACCCGGCAAACTCTATCTGGGTCTGGGGACAGGGTTATGCCCCGACGTTTAAGTATTTTCAGGAACTTTACGGGAAAAAAGGAGCTATTATTTCGGCAGTGGATTTGCTCAAAGGCATTGGAATCTATGCAGGGCTGGATGTAATTGAAGTCCCCGGAGCAACCGGTTATCTGGATACCAATTATGAAGGAAAAGCCAGCGCAGCTATTGAAGCCCTGAAGACCAGGGACCTTGTCTTCGTTCACGTTGAAGCTCCTGACGAGGCAGGACATGAAGGAAGTATTGATAAAAAACTGCAAGCAGTTGAAGACTTTGATAGCCGGATAGTCGCTCCTATCCTCAAACACGCCGAAGCTTCAGATGAACCGTTTACGATTCTTGTACTGCCTGACCATCCAACTCCTGTCTCGATAAAGACCCATACAAGGGACCCTATTCCGTTTGCGGTTTACAGAACTGACAAAGCTGATCCAGATGGTGTGGAAACCTTTGATGAGGAATCGGTCAAAAAGGGTTTTATGGGTCTGGTAAAAGCCTCAGACCTGATAGGAATGCTTGTAAAAGGATAA
- a CDS encoding aspartate kinase codes for MKMIMKFGGTSVGDGKKIRHVAQLLKRYHEEGNQIVVVTSALGGVTDRLLENAHLASTKGKVSLVKEFKTELANKHHEAVRDAIDDPNVAKDVLQTLDLRIEELEKALIGICYLGELTCRSIDYISSYGERLAAPIVSGAVRSLGIPSIEYTGGEAGIVTTSDYGNARPLEKTYELVSKRLGCRLESHILVVTGFIGENEDGIITTLGRSGSDFSASILGAALKADEIWLWKEVNGIMTTDPKIVPEAKTIPQISYAEAMELSYFGANVLHPRTIEPAMREHIPVRVKNTFDPEFPGTLVVSEKFQCKHVVKAVSLIKNVALINIAGAEMAGTVGTVARLFTALAKAGVNIVMISQGSSESNLSFVISESHVESALNALHAEFNREIVKEITSDRNVCVVAVVGAGMAGTPGVAKRVFGALGNSMINIIMISQGSSQYNISFVVREDDAFAAVKTLHDEFELYNGNRIEKQL; via the coding sequence ATGAAAATGATAATGAAATTTGGAGGAACTTCCGTTGGAGACGGAAAAAAGATCCGTCACGTTGCCCAGCTCCTTAAAAGATACCATGAGGAGGGCAACCAGATCGTGGTGGTAACCTCGGCACTCGGTGGAGTAACCGATAGGCTTCTGGAAAATGCTCACCTTGCCTCAACAAAAGGTAAGGTTTCACTTGTAAAAGAGTTTAAAACAGAGCTTGCAAACAAACACCACGAAGCCGTGAGGGATGCCATTGATGACCCCAATGTCGCAAAAGACGTCCTCCAAACCCTTGACCTCCGGATTGAAGAGCTCGAAAAAGCTTTGATCGGAATCTGCTATCTGGGCGAACTTACCTGCAGGTCAATCGACTACATATCCTCCTATGGAGAGCGGCTGGCAGCTCCGATCGTTTCAGGTGCTGTCCGCTCCCTCGGGATCCCATCAATTGAATACACCGGTGGAGAGGCAGGAATTGTAACTACATCGGATTATGGAAATGCCCGCCCTCTTGAAAAGACATACGAACTTGTATCAAAGAGACTTGGGTGCAGGCTTGAGTCCCATATCCTTGTGGTCACAGGTTTTATAGGGGAAAATGAAGACGGTATAATCACCACTCTTGGCAGAAGCGGGTCTGATTTCTCGGCTTCCATCCTTGGTGCAGCCCTGAAAGCCGACGAGATCTGGCTCTGGAAAGAAGTTAACGGGATCATGACAACGGACCCGAAAATCGTCCCCGAAGCAAAGACAATCCCGCAGATCTCCTATGCAGAAGCCATGGAACTCTCTTATTTTGGGGCAAACGTGCTGCACCCGCGCACCATTGAACCTGCAATGCGAGAACATATTCCTGTACGTGTCAAGAACACCTTTGACCCGGAGTTCCCGGGTACACTCGTGGTGTCAGAGAAATTCCAGTGCAAGCACGTGGTAAAAGCTGTAAGCCTTATCAAAAATGTGGCTCTCATCAACATCGCAGGCGCCGAGATGGCAGGGACAGTCGGGACTGTTGCAAGGCTCTTTACCGCACTTGCAAAGGCAGGAGTAAACATCGTGATGATCAGCCAGGGGTCTTCCGAGTCAAATCTCTCTTTTGTGATCAGTGAGTCACATGTGGAGTCTGCATTAAATGCCCTCCATGCCGAGTTCAACCGTGAAATCGTAAAGGAAATCACTTCAGATAGAAATGTCTGTGTAGTCGCGGTTGTAGGTGCGGGTATGGCAGGAACCCCGGGAGTGGCGAAACGGGTATTTGGAGCACTTGGAAATTCAATGATTAATATTATTATGATCAGCCAGGGATCTTCCCAGTACAATATTTCTTTCGTGGTCAGGGAAGACGACGCATTTGCCGCAGTCAAAACCCTGCATGACGAATTCGAACTCTACAATGGAAATAGAATTGAAAAACAGCTATGA
- a CDS encoding DUF1894 domain-containing protein: MVCLSELDYEILLKNATPKECENLIKEQSEEVYLVPGGYDIKGIFLLGTSIPVGFSGNDILFQFIKPCFGLFVLRMKNETEEINKRREQYNKDKNVKKVK; encoded by the coding sequence ATGGTATGTTTAAGCGAACTTGACTATGAAATCCTCCTTAAAAACGCAACCCCCAAAGAGTGTGAAAACCTTATTAAGGAACAATCGGAGGAGGTGTACCTGGTACCCGGAGGGTATGATATAAAAGGAATTTTCCTTCTGGGTACGTCTATTCCTGTTGGTTTTTCAGGAAATGATATTCTATTTCAATTCATAAAGCCCTGCTTCGGCCTCTTTGTGTTAAGGATGAAAAATGAAACAGAGGAAATAAATAAACGTCGAGAGCAGTATAATAAAGATAAAAATGTAAAGAAAGTAAAATAA